TTGAGCTTTGATGCAATGGACACAGTTCAAGGCTGTATTCGCCTGATGAGTGGAATGCTTTCGACAATGAAATTTAATCATCAAAGAATGGAAGCATCAGCAAAGGGTGGATTTACCAATGCCACTGATGCAGCAGATTATCTTGTGGGAAAGGGCGTTCCTTTTCGAGATGCTCATGGCATCGTGGGGCAGTTGGTTCTCTATGGTATTGAAAACCATAAGGCACTCGATGATTTTACCCTAGCAGAATTTAAGGCCATTAGTCCAGTATTTGAGGAAGATATTTACGAGGCCATTGGCATGAAGCATTGTGTAGAAAAGCGAGTCACAGTGGGAGCACCAGGAGAAGAGGCGATGCGTCAGGAGATTGCACAGAGTGAGGCTTTATTGTAATTTATGAAGAAGCTTCGGAGAAATGAAATTTTGTTTGGGCTTGTGCTCATTGCCATTTGTCTAGTGTGGCTTGGTGTGCGCGGGCTTGGAAAAAAGAAGGCAGATGTTGCAATTTTGACCTATGGCGACCACATTGTAGAGCGGTTGCCACTGGATAAGGATGATGACTTTTATGCCGAGAGCAACGGTTATAAAATTCATATTCAAATTAAAAATCACCGAGCAGGATTTGTTGACAGCACCTGTCCAGATCATATCTGTGAGCACTATGGAATGCTTGGAGATGATGGAGATATTGCGGTCTGTCTGCCAGCAAAGGCGACATTGAGTATTCAAAAGAAATCATAAGAAGAAGGAGAAAATTATGAAAAAAAAGTGGTTGATTTTGGCTGTGACCATGGCTATGACTGTGGCACAGGCCAACACAGCAATGGCAAGCATTTGGATTAAGGATAAGACAGGTTGGTGGTACCAGCACAACAATGGCTCTTATACAAAGGGAAATTGGGAAAAAATTCGTGACCGCTGGTACTATTTTAATAGCAAGGGATATTTGACCACAGGTTGGCAGGAGATCAAAGGAGTTTGGTATTATTTAAAACCAGGCGGTCCGATGGCGACAGGTTGGCAAAATATTGATAATAAGTGGTATTATTTCCACTCTAGTGGTCGCATGGCTGCCAATGGTTGGGTCAGTGGAAAATACTACATGGGCAGTGATGGTGCAATGTTGACCAATACAAAGACACCAGATGGTTACCAAGTTGGTGCAGACGGCAAGTGGGTTGACGCAAAAAAATAGGATAAAAAATGGGAGTGGTGAAAAATTTTGATTTTTCACCACTCCCATTTTCTTTTAAATCATTTTTTCAGGTAAAAAGACTTCATCGAATTTTTCTTCACTTAAAAATCCAAGTTGAACACAGGCTTCTTTTAGGGAAATATTTTCTTTATAGGCAAGTTTTGCCGTTTTCGCAGCATTTTCATATCCAATATAGGGATTTAAGCAGGTGACTAACATCAATGAGCGATGAAGATTGTTCTGCATCTTGTCTTTATTGGCCCGGATGCCCCTGCAACAATTTTTCTCAAAGGAGAGAATGACATCGCTCAATAGTCGCACAGATTGAAGGAAGTTATAGATGATGACGGGCATAAAGACATTGAGCTCGAAATTTCCTTGGCTAGCACCAATGCCAATGGTCGTATCATTGCCCATGACCTGAATGGCAACCATCGTTACTGCTTCACATTGTGTTGGATTGACTTTTCCAGGCATAATGGAGCTTCCAGGCTCATTTTCTGGAATAAAAATTTCACCAAGACCACATCGAGGTCCACTGGCCAAAAAGCGAATATCATTGGCAATTTTTAGTAAGTCACAGGCCAGTGCCTTGAGGGCACCGTGAGAAAAGACCAGCTCATCTTTTGAAGTGAGGGCGTGAAATTTATTTCTTGCGGTGATAAATTCCTTGCCTGTAAGCACAGAGACAGCTCTGGCTACAGCTTGGTCAAATCCTGCTGGTGCATTTAGACCTGTGCCAACAGCAGTTGCACCGAGGGCGAGTTCTCGCAGTGGTTGGAGGCTCATACGGATGAGTTCTTTATCTCGCTCAAGAGAGCTTCTCCAGCCACTGATTTCTTGAGAAAAAGCAATCGGTGTGGCATCTTGAAGGTGAGTTCGCCCAGATTTGACAATACCTTGATTTTCCTCTTCTAATCGAAGGAATGTGTTGATTAATTTGTCAATAGCAGGAAGAAGTTGATCTTCGATTTCTGTGACTGCTGCGATGTGCATGGCCGTTGGAAAGGTGTCATTAGAGCTTTGGGACATATTGGCGTGGTCATTGGGTTGGATGAGCGTCTCCTCAGCCAATTGATTGGCACGATGAGCAATAACTTCGTTGACATTCATATTGCTCTGTGTACCTGATCCTGTTTGCCACACCGCAAGAGGAAATTCATGCGCAAGTTCTCCAGAAATGATTTCATCACAGGCAGTGCAAATATAGGAAAAACGTTGGTCATTTAATTTTTGTAAGTCGTGATTGGCAATGGCAGCAGCTTTTTTTAAAATACCAAAGGCCTTGATGATTTCAGATGGCATTTTTTCGATTCCAATGGCAAAATTTTCAAAGCTTCTTTGTGTCTGTGCTCCCCAGAGATGATGAGAAGGAACTTTGACTTCGCCCATTGTGTCGTGTTCAATTCGATATTGCATATAAAATCCTCCTAGAGTAATCGTTAGGAATATTATATCGCAGGGGGAGATTTTTGCAATCATTCAGCGAAAATGTTATAATAGTACTAGACTTTGGATAGGATGGGAAGAAAAATGAGACAAAATATAGGGATATTGGCGGCTGTTGACTCTGGAAAGACGACGCTGGCTGAAGCAATTTTATATCAAAGTGGTACAGTCAAAAAGATGGGAAGGGTGGACAATCAGGATGCCTTTTTGGATCACTTTGCCTTAGAAAGGGCGAGGGGAATTACCATCTTTTCAAAGCAAGCAATCTTTCATTGGAAGGATTGGGAAATCAATTTATTGGATACTCCAGGACATATCGATTTTTCGGCAGAGATGGAGAGAACTTTGACTGTCTTAGACTATGCCATTTTAGTGATTAGTGGTGCAAGTGGCGTGCAGGGGCACACAAAGACGCTGTGGAAATTATTGAGAAGATATCATATTCCCACATTTATTTTTGTAAATAAATTGGATCAAAATGGGGTGGAAAAGGAGAATGTCTATGCTGAATTGAGGAGAAAATTATCAGGAAATATTGTAGATTTTCAGGCAGAAAAAGAAGAGTGGCTGGATGAATTGTCGATGTGCTCGGAAGAGATGATGGAGGCCACTTTAGAGGAGAGAGAGATCACAAAGGAGATGATTTCTTTTGCCATTGCAAGAGAGGAACTCTTTCCCTGCTACTTTGGATCTGCTCTAAAATTGATGGGAGTGGAGATATTGCTCGATGCTATTACAGAGTATGCGATCGAAAAAGAATATCCCGAAGAATTTGGTGCGATTGTATATAAGATTACCAGAGATTTTCAAGGAACTCGTCTGACACATATTAAGGTCACGGGGGGCGAGGTGAAAAATAAAATGGTGATTGGCGAGGAAAAGGTCAATCAAATTCGAATCTATAATGGTATAAGATTTGAAAGTGTGTCCGATGTTGGTGCGGGTACAGTCTGTGCACTGGTGGGTTTAAATCACACCTATGTTGGGCAGAGCTTGGGAGAGGACCACACCGCTATACCAAAGGTTTTAGAGCCAGTGCTCAGCTATGAAATGATTTTGCCAGAAGATATTGTCCCCAATATGGTGATGCCAAAGCTTAAGGAGATGGCAGAGGAGTTTCCAGAATTACAATTGCAATGGGATGAGAAGGCACAGAGTATTCGTGTCAAATTGATGGGAGCAGTGCAAATTGAAATTTTACAAAACCTTTTCAAAGAGCGAATGGATATGGATGTGACTTTTTCAGAGGGAAGGATTGCCTATAAGGAGACTATTCAGCTGAGTGCAGAGGGAATTGGACATTTTGAGCCATTACGTCACTATGCGGAAGTTCATCTTTTGCTCGAGCCACTGCCTAGGGGAAGTGGGTTAATCTTTTCATCCAAGGTTTCTTCGGATATGTTGGCTGTAAATTGGCAAAATCTCATTTTGACACATTTAAAGGAAAGGGAACATAAAGGAGTATTAATTGGAGCTCCCGTCACGGATATGCGTATGACAATTGTGGCAGGAAGGGCACATAATAAGCACACAGAAGGTGGAGATTTTCGTCAAGCGACTTATCGAGCTGTGCGTCAGGGCTTGATGCAGACAGAAAGTATTTTGCTGGAGCCCTATTATGAATTTCGCCTAGAGATTCCAGTAGTCAATCTTGGAAGAGCACTCAATGATTTAAATGCCATGTTTGCCAAATTTGATCCGCCAGAGACAGAAGGGGAGATGGCCAGTGTTGTGGGGGTGGCTCCCGTTGCTTGTATACAAAATTATCAGGCTGACCTTTTGACTTATACTAAGGGACAGGGACATATTTTTCTTTCTTTTGATCGCTATGATGAGTGTCACAATAGTGAGGAAGTGATAGCCAATGCGATGTATGATCCAGAACTAGACATTTCAAGTCCCTGCGGATCAGTTTTTTGTGCCCATGGCAGTGGTTTTTATGTGCCTTGGTATGAGGTTCCACTCTATCGACAAGTGGACAGTGGCTTGGGATTTTTTGATACAAAACCAGAAGACACTCAAGAAGTTCAAGTGGTTCGATCCACCTATGACGCCAATCAGGCCAACACTGAGGAATTGATGGAAATTTTTGAGCGAACCTATGGAAAGGTCAAACCAAGGATTGGTGATTGGGATCAATCGACCAAGCATCATAAGAGCACAGAAAAGGAATATGTCTATAAGGGAACAAAGAAGGTCAAGGAATATATGTTGGTTGATGGCTACAATGTTATCTTTGCTTGGGATAGCTTGAGAGAACTGGCCGAACAGAACATTGATGCAGCTAGGGACCGCCTAATGGATATTTTGGTCAATTATTCATCTTATCAAAAGTACACTTTAATTTTGGTCTTTGATGCCTATAAGCTAAAGGGACATACAACAGAGATTATGGAATATCACAATATCTATGTTGTCTACACCAAGGAGGCAGAGACTGCAGACCACTATATTGAAAAGACGGCCCATGAGATTGGACATAAGTACCGAGTGACGGTAGTCACCTCGGATGGAATGGAGCAGGTGATTATTCGCAGTGCAGGATGTATATTGATGTCTTCAAAGGAATTATTTGAAGATGTGCAGAGAGTGGAGAGAGAAATCCGAAAGGAACATATTGAAAGCCAGATGAGCAAGAAAAATTTGCTCTTTGATCAGCTTTCAGATGAAATGAAGCAAAAATTAGAGGATATTCGATTGGGAAAATAGAAAAAAATAGCCCCAAGCTTATGCTTGAGGGCTATTTTCATATCATTATTTTGAATGATCTGTATGGCAAGCGGAATGGCAACTGCCACAACTTCCGCTACAGCCACCACAATTTCCACCACAAGAATGTTTACCGTGTTTCTTGTCTTGGTAGATTACAAAACCTGCACCACCTGCACAGGCAAGAACAATGAGTCCAACAATTGCAGTAGCCATAATTTTTTCCTCCTATTCAACCACAGAACGATGATTCTTTGCTGTGGATTTTGCTGTTGGCTTTGCAGGGCGAACAAGCTGGAAGATAATCAGTGCAATCAAGATGATAGCAACTGCTGTTCCAATGCTGAATCCTGCAGCACCAGTAAAGACGATACCTAATTGATAAATAATTAATGAAATAACATAGGCAAAGATACATTCATAACCAATGGCAATCAAAGTCCACTTTCCAGAGCTCATCTCTCTCTTAATGGCACCGATGGCTGCAAAGCAAGGTGCACATAAAAGATTAAATACTAAGAATGAATAGGCAGCTAATGGAGTGATTGCTGCTTGCAATGCAGCCCAAATTGGCTGGCTGTTATCAACAAGGTCTTCTGCACTGGAGTGGAAGAGAACACCAAAGGTATTGACTACATTCTCCTTTGCAATAAGACCAGTAATGGCTGCAGAGGCAAACTTCCAGTCTCCAAAGCCAAGAGGCTTAAAGATATGGGCAATAACACCACCAACAGCAGCCAAAATACTAGAATCCATGTCATCTGTCATTCCGAATGAACCACCAGCAAAGCTGAAGTTTGACAATAACCAAATTAAGATAGATGCCAAAAGAATAATGGTTCCCGCCTTTTTGATAAAACTTGTAGAACGCTCAAGCATGGAGCGAAAAATACTACCAGCGGTTGGCATATGATAAGGTGGAAGCTCGATAACAAATGGAGTTGTATCCCCAGCAAATAGAGCTGTCTTTTTTAACATAATACCAGAAATGATGATGGCAGCCATACCAACAAAGTAGGCACTTGGTCCAACCCAAGCAGCACCATTAAAGAGTGAACCAGCAATCAATGCGATAACTGGAACCTTTGCAGAACAAGGAATGAAAGTAGTTGTCATAACTGTCATTCGACGATCATGCTCGCTCTCAATTGTTCTTGATGCCATAACTCCAGGAACACCACAACCTGTACCAACAAGGATAGGAATAAAACTCTTTCCTGAAAGACCAAACTTTCTAAAAATTCTATCCATAACAAAGGCAATTCTGGCCATATATCCACAGCCCTCAAGGAAGGCGAGGAAAAAGAAAAGAAGTAACATCTGTGGAAGGAATCCAATAACAGATCCAACACCAGCGATAATACCATCTGAAACTAGGCCAATGAGCCATTTTGCACAACCAATATTTGTCAAGAAGTCACTCACACCTGGCTGAACAATTTCACCGAAAAGAGTATCATTGATCCAGTCACTGATGGTTTTACCAATATTTGATATGGAAATATAGTAAACAACGAACATAATGATGGCAAAGATTGGCAATGCCAAAATACGATTCGTGACAATGCGGTCAATTTTATCAGAGAGTGTCACCTTATTCTTATTGCGCTTTTTGTAGCAACGATCAATAATCTTTGCGATATAGGAATAGCGTTCGGTTGTGATAATACTCTCTGCATCATCATCTTGCTCTTTCTCTACTGCAGCAATAATGCCTTCAAAGGTCTTCATCTGGCTATCAGGGAGAGAAAGTTGATTGAGTATCTTCTCATCTCTCTCAAAGATCTTGATAGCATACCAGCGTCTTGTTGCTTCAGAAACCTGTGTCAAGGAATCACCAATTTTCTTTAGTGCATCTTCGATTTTTGGATCGAAGTCATGGAGAGACTTTAAAGTAGCTCCAGATTGTGCAGCTGCAACGGCCTTGGCCACAAGATTGTCAATTCCCGTACTCTTTAGAGCAGAAATTTCAACCACTGGGCAACCCAATGTCTTTGATAGATTGTCAAAGTCGAGAATATCGCCACTTTTTGCAATGACATCGGCCATATTCACTGCGATAACGACTGGAATGCCAAGTTCAAGAATCTGAGTAGTTAGATACAAGTTTCTTTCTAGGTTTGTACCATCAATAATATTGATAATAGCATTTGGTTTTTCATTTAAGAGATAATTTCTTGCAACTACTTCCTCAAGTGTGTATGGAGAAAGAGAATAGATACCTGGTAAATCGGCAATGGTAATGTCCTTATGACCTTTTAATTTACCTTCTTTCTTCTCCACCGTTACGCCGGGCCAGTTGCCGACATATTGATTTGATCCCGTGAGGGAGTTAAATAGTGTAGTCTTACCAGTATTTGGGTTACCGGCAAGAGCAATCGTGTACTTCATAAAATAAAAGTCCTTTCTATTCTACGTCAATAAGTTCTGCATCTGCTTTTCTCAAAGAAAGCTCATATCCTCTAACTGTTACTTCAATAGGATCACCTAGTGGTGCTACCTTGCGAATATAGACAGTTGCTCCCTTAGTCAGTCCCATATCCATAATTCTTCTCTTTACAGCACCCTCACCGCGGAGTTTGACCACAGTGACGGTTTCGCCAATTTTGGCTTCTCTTAGATTTTTCATTCCTTCCCCTTCCTAGCGGATCATAATTTTGGCAGCCATTTCTCGGCTAATTCCAATACGTGAGCCCTTGACATTGACAATCAAGTTTCCGTCAAGTTCACTGACAACGCTGATTTGTCCGTCAACAACGAAACCCAAATTGTTTAAATGCAATCGCATTTCTTCTGTGCCTGAAACTCGAGTAATGGTATACACCTCGCCAAGCTTTGCCATTAACAATGGCATATTGTCACCTTCTTTCTCTACCTAGTTAGTCCATACTAATTTACATAGATAAGTTAGCACAAACTAATTTTCTTGTCAATACTAAAAAGTATTGGACAAGGAGAGGAAGTTTGTTGTATAGTTAAGAAGTACAGTTAGATTATACTAACCGAAGGAGAGAAGAGAGGTTATGGAAAATATTGTGCTTGCAGAGGGGATGAACTTACTCTACGCTCGCTTGCACGGGAAACATTTCTCTTATAGGGAAAAGGAAACGAGGAACTTAGCCATATTCTACTGCCTACAGGGGCGAATGGAATGGCTGGATGGAGATTGCATCTGTAGCATCGAAATGGGCGATTTATGGATAAAAGAATTGGAAGTTGGAGAAGAAATTGATTTGCGGCTTCCATTGGGCAGTGGAAAAACGCTAGCATATTTATTGAATATTGAAAATATGGAAACATTTTTTAAACACTTGCCAAAGGAACTTTCTTTATCTGGAGATTGTATCAAGGACATTCGGGGGCAGTTTTTGAAAAAAAAGAGCTGGGCACATATCAAGACAAATGAGACAATCCGTGCGATTTGGCAGCCATTGAAAGATCAGAATCATTGGAAGAGCCTTGGAATGCTAAAATGTCTGGAACTTTTGGTCTATCTTCGTCATACACACCAAGTGGAAGAAACAAAAAAGAAATATTTTTATAGGGGACAGATAGAAAAGGTAAAGGGCATTCACGATCAATTGGTTGGCCATCTGGGACAGAGATTTACTATAGAAAAGTTAGCTAGGGAAAATGATATCTCAATGACAACATTAAAGGATTGCTTTAAATATCTTTTTGGGGCACCAATTGATACCTATATGCGCAGATATCGAATTCATATGGCCTGTGAGCGATTAAAAAATACAAAAGATGCGATTGCAGATATTGCGGAGGAAGTAGGATATGAGAGTCCCAGTCGCTTTTCGGCGGCCTTTAAGCGGATTGTTGGGATGAAGCCAAGTGAATACAGAAAACAATAAACCAAATAGCACAGTTTTTGTCTGATTCGCATATCGGTTAGGTTTTCCTTTATGTTAGGATAATGCCTGTAGAAAAAAATAATTTTTGGAGGTAATCACAATGATCGATGTAAAGAAGGTAGCAATATTTGTTGGTGGTACAATTTTTGGTTCAGCAGGATTTAAGCTCTTGTCAAGCAAGGATGCAAAGAAGGCTTATACCCATACCGTTGCAGCAGCACTTCGTGTGAAGGAGAGTGCAATGGATACAGTGACATGTATTCAGGAGAATGCAAGTGATATTCTTGCTGAGGCAAAGGACATCAATGAGGCAAGAGCGAGCAAGGAAGTAGAAGTAGAGGACACATCCGAGGAAGCATAAAATGAAATGTAAAATCTTACACGAGAGTAAGGGAAGAATCCGCTTGCATATGGCGCAAAAGCAAATGACGCTAAGGCAGGCGGATATGCTTTTATATTACTTAGAGGCAAATGAAAATGTTTTACAGGCCACAGTCTATGAGAGAACGGCAGATGCGATTCTCCATTACAAAGAAGGAAGTCGCGATAAAGTTTTACAAGCACTGTCAAAGTTTAGTTATGCCGATGAAAAGGTAGCGGCCCTTGTTCCAGAAAAGACAGGAAGGGCGCTGACGAGGGAATATAAAGAAAAGCTGGTCATGATGGTGGCTACAAAGTTTGCAAGGGATTTATTTCTCCCAATGCCAATCAGGACGGTTTTGTTGGTTGCTCATGCCATTAAATATGTCTGGAAGGGAATAAAATGCTTGTTAAGAGGAAAGTTAGAAGTCGAGGTTCTCGATGCACTTTCCATTGGTATTTCTATTGTGCGAGCAGATTATTCTACCGCAGGTTCTGTGATGTTTTTACTTGGTATTGGAGAGTTACTTGAGGAATGGACACACAAAAAGTCCGTCGATGACTTGGCAAGAAGTATGGCTTTAAATGTCGACAAGGTTTGGCTAAAGACAGAAAATGGTGATGTTTTAGTTCCAATTGGACAGATTAAGGCAAAGGATCTCATTACAGTTCATACAGGAAATGTCATTGCCATTGATGGAAAGGTTGTCAGCGGAGAAGCCATGGTCAATCAGGCTTCACTCACTGGAGAATCTGTCCCAGTGGCAAAGCGAGAGGGCTCTTATGCCTATGCAGGAACTGTGGTTGAAGAGGGCGAAATTGTCATCGAGGCCGAGCAAGAAGTTGGCCATGGTCGCTATGACAAAGTAGTTCAGATGATTGAGGATTCAGAAAAGTTAAAGTCAAATACAGAGAGTAAGTTTGCAAGATTGGCGGATAAGCTTGTGCCATATTCATTGGCAGGAACAGCTTTGACCTATCTGTTGACAAGAAATGTGACTCGTGCACTTTCTGTATTGATGGTTGATTTTTCTTGTGCACTCAAGCTTTCTATGCCACTTGCGGTACTTTCGGCGATGAGAGAGGCTGGAAAGTACAATGCCACAGTAAAGGGTGGAAAGTTTTTGGAGGCCATTGCTCAGGCAGATACCATTGTCTTTGACAAGACAGGTACATTGACTTTTGCATGTCCAACCGTGGCAAAGGTTATTCCTTGTGAAAAGAGAGATGCCAATGAGATGCTAAAAATTGCAGCATGTCTGGAAGAGCATTTCCCACATTCTATGGCCAATGCAGTTGTCAAAAAGGCAGCAGATATGGGAATTTCTCACAAAGAAATGCATTCTGAGGTCGAGTATGTCGTGGCACATGGAATTGCAAGCAAAATTAATAAGCAAAGAGTAGTGATTGGAAGTGCTCATTTTGTATTTGATGATGAGCATGTCAAAGTTTCTAAGGCAGATGAAAAGATCTTGGATGCACTGGAGCCAAGATATTCGCATCTATATTTGGCAATTGCAGGAAAACTTGCTGCGATTATTGCCATTGCGGATCCACTTCGCCCAGAGGCAAAGGATGTGCTTGCTCAGTTGAAGGAGCTTGGCATTAAAAAGACAGTAATGATGACAGGAGATAATGCTCAGACAGCACAGGCGATTGCAGGGGAAGTTGGCGTAGATGAGTTCCATGCAGAAGTTTTGCCAGAGGACAAGGCCGCACTTGTGGAGCAGAGAAAGGCCGCAGGACATACGGTAATTATGATTGGCGATGGCATCAACGATTCGCCAGCACTTTCGGCAGCAGATTGTGGTATTGCTATTGGTGCTGGAGCAGCCATTGCAAGAGAGATTTCTGATGTCACCATTGCAGCAGAAAGCCTTGAGGAGCTTGTCATGCTAAAGCGGTTGGCCAATTTAATGATGAAGAGAGTTCATAATAATCATCACTTTGTCATTGGATTTAATGGAGCATTGATTCTACTTGGAACCATGGGCATATTACAGCCAACAGTGTCAGCGCTACTGCATAATGCTTCAACGCTGGGTGTATCTTTGGTAAGTATGACCAATTTAATAGAAAACTAAAATAAGATATTGACAAGGAAGGTGAACTTTGCTAGACTATTAAAAGTTACTTTAAACAAGAAAGCAGGTTCGCCTCACCTTGGCACAATCGTGACCCGGGTTCATAATTTTGCATACCTTGGGTGTGTTTTTTTATGGCGGATGGTTTTCTATCGGCTATTTTTTTAGCGTTAAACATTATTTGGGGGGTATACGACTATTAGCAATCAATTGATTAACGAACAGATTAGAGCAAAGGAAGTCCGTCTAGTTAGTAGTGATGGAGAACAGCTCGGTGTGGTATCCATTGCTGAGGCGATGGCAAAGGCCGAAGAAGCAGAACTTGACCTTGTACTCATTGCACCAACGGCTAAGCCACCGGTTTGCAAGATTATTGACTATAGCAAGTACAAGTATGAACTTGCAAGAAGAGAGAAGGAAGCAAAGAAGAAGCAGAAGGTAATCGAAGTGAAAGAAGTTC
This region of Lachnospiraceae bacterium oral taxon 096 genomic DNA includes:
- a CDS encoding NusG domain II-containing protein, which translates into the protein MKKLRRNEILFGLVLIAICLVWLGVRGLGKKKADVAILTYGDHIVERLPLDKDDDFYAESNGYKIHIQIKNHRAGFVDSTCPDHICEHYGMLGDDGDIAVCLPAKATLSIQKKS
- a CDS encoding N-acetylmuramoyl-L-alanine amidase family protein: MKKKWLILAVTMAMTVAQANTAMASIWIKDKTGWWYQHNNGSYTKGNWEKIRDRWYYFNSKGYLTTGWQEIKGVWYYLKPGGPMATGWQNIDNKWYYFHSSGRMAANGWVSGKYYMGSDGAMLTNTKTPDGYQVGADGKWVDAKK
- the fumC gene encoding class II fumarate hydratase; this translates as MQYRIEHDTMGEVKVPSHHLWGAQTQRSFENFAIGIEKMPSEIIKAFGILKKAAAIANHDLQKLNDQRFSYICTACDEIISGELAHEFPLAVWQTGSGTQSNMNVNEVIAHRANQLAEETLIQPNDHANMSQSSNDTFPTAMHIAAVTEIEDQLLPAIDKLINTFLRLEEENQGIVKSGRTHLQDATPIAFSQEISGWRSSLERDKELIRMSLQPLRELALGATAVGTGLNAPAGFDQAVARAVSVLTGKEFITARNKFHALTSKDELVFSHGALKALACDLLKIANDIRFLASGPRCGLGEIFIPENEPGSSIMPGKVNPTQCEAVTMVAIQVMGNDTTIGIGASQGNFELNVFMPVIIYNFLQSVRLLSDVILSFEKNCCRGIRANKDKMQNNLHRSLMLVTCLNPYIGYENAAKTAKLAYKENISLKEACVQLGFLSEEKFDEVFLPEKMI
- a CDS encoding TetM/TetW/TetO/TetS family tetracycline resistance ribosomal protection protein, producing the protein MGRKMRQNIGILAAVDSGKTTLAEAILYQSGTVKKMGRVDNQDAFLDHFALERARGITIFSKQAIFHWKDWEINLLDTPGHIDFSAEMERTLTVLDYAILVISGASGVQGHTKTLWKLLRRYHIPTFIFVNKLDQNGVEKENVYAELRRKLSGNIVDFQAEKEEWLDELSMCSEEMMEATLEEREITKEMISFAIAREELFPCYFGSALKLMGVEILLDAITEYAIEKEYPEEFGAIVYKITRDFQGTRLTHIKVTGGEVKNKMVIGEEKVNQIRIYNGIRFESVSDVGAGTVCALVGLNHTYVGQSLGEDHTAIPKVLEPVLSYEMILPEDIVPNMVMPKLKEMAEEFPELQLQWDEKAQSIRVKLMGAVQIEILQNLFKERMDMDVTFSEGRIAYKETIQLSAEGIGHFEPLRHYAEVHLLLEPLPRGSGLIFSSKVSSDMLAVNWQNLILTHLKEREHKGVLIGAPVTDMRMTIVAGRAHNKHTEGGDFRQATYRAVRQGLMQTESILLEPYYEFRLEIPVVNLGRALNDLNAMFAKFDPPETEGEMASVVGVAPVACIQNYQADLLTYTKGQGHIFLSFDRYDECHNSEEVIANAMYDPELDISSPCGSVFCAHGSGFYVPWYEVPLYRQVDSGLGFFDTKPEDTQEVQVVRSTYDANQANTEELMEIFERTYGKVKPRIGDWDQSTKHHKSTEKEYVYKGTKKVKEYMLVDGYNVIFAWDSLRELAEQNIDAARDRLMDILVNYSSYQKYTLILVFDAYKLKGHTTEIMEYHNIYVVYTKEAETADHYIEKTAHEIGHKYRVTVVTSDGMEQVIIRSAGCILMSSKELFEDVQRVEREIRKEHIESQMSKKNLLFDQLSDEMKQKLEDIRLGK
- a CDS encoding FeoB-associated Cys-rich membrane protein gives rise to the protein MATAIVGLIVLACAGGAGFVIYQDKKHGKHSCGGNCGGCSGSCGSCHSACHTDHSK
- the feoB gene encoding ferrous iron transport protein B, whose product is MKYTIALAGNPNTGKTTLFNSLTGSNQYVGNWPGVTVEKKEGKLKGHKDITIADLPGIYSLSPYTLEEVVARNYLLNEKPNAIINIIDGTNLERNLYLTTQILELGIPVVIAVNMADVIAKSGDILDFDNLSKTLGCPVVEISALKSTGIDNLVAKAVAAAQSGATLKSLHDFDPKIEDALKKIGDSLTQVSEATRRWYAIKIFERDEKILNQLSLPDSQMKTFEGIIAAVEKEQDDDAESIITTERYSYIAKIIDRCYKKRNKNKVTLSDKIDRIVTNRILALPIFAIIMFVVYYISISNIGKTISDWINDTLFGEIVQPGVSDFLTNIGCAKWLIGLVSDGIIAGVGSVIGFLPQMLLLFFFLAFLEGCGYMARIAFVMDRIFRKFGLSGKSFIPILVGTGCGVPGVMASRTIESEHDRRMTVMTTTFIPCSAKVPVIALIAGSLFNGAAWVGPSAYFVGMAAIIISGIMLKKTALFAGDTTPFVIELPPYHMPTAGSIFRSMLERSTSFIKKAGTIILLASILIWLLSNFSFAGGSFGMTDDMDSSILAAVGGVIAHIFKPLGFGDWKFASAAITGLIAKENVVNTFGVLFHSSAEDLVDNSQPIWAALQAAITPLAAYSFLVFNLLCAPCFAAIGAIKREMSSGKWTLIAIGYECIFAYVISLIIYQLGIVFTGAAGFSIGTAVAIILIALIIFQLVRPAKPTAKSTAKNHRSVVE
- a CDS encoding ferrous iron transport protein A: MKNLREAKIGETVTVVKLRGEGAVKRRIMDMGLTKGATVYIRKVAPLGDPIEVTVRGYELSLRKADAELIDVE
- a CDS encoding ferrous iron transport protein A, yielding MPLLMAKLGEVYTITRVSGTEEMRLHLNNLGFVVDGQISVVSELDGNLIVNVKGSRIGISREMAAKIMIR
- a CDS encoding helix-turn-helix transcriptional regulator; this translates as MENIVLAEGMNLLYARLHGKHFSYREKETRNLAIFYCLQGRMEWLDGDCICSIEMGDLWIKELEVGEEIDLRLPLGSGKTLAYLLNIENMETFFKHLPKELSLSGDCIKDIRGQFLKKKSWAHIKTNETIRAIWQPLKDQNHWKSLGMLKCLELLVYLRHTHQVEETKKKYFYRGQIEKVKGIHDQLVGHLGQRFTIEKLARENDISMTTLKDCFKYLFGAPIDTYMRRYRIHMACERLKNTKDAIADIAEEVGYESPSRFSAAFKRIVGMKPSEYRKQ